The genomic interval tgtgtgaaacttccttttatttgttttaaacctgctgcctattaatttcatttggtgacccctagttcttgtgttatgagaagtagtaaacaacacttccttatctactttctctacaccagtcatgattttatagacctcaatcatatctccccttagtcgtctcttttccaagctgaaaagtcccagtcttattcatctctcctcatatggaagccgttccatacccctaatcatttttgtttcccttttctgaaccttttccaattccaatatatcttttttgagatggggcgaccacatccgcacacagtattcaagatgtgggcataccatggatttatatagaggcaatatgatattatctgtcctattttctatccctttcttaattattcccagcattctgtttggttttttttgactgctgctgcacgttgagtggatgatttcagagaactatccacaatgactccaagatctttcttgagtggcaacagctaatttagaccccatcattttatatgtatagttgggattacgctttccaaagtgcattactttgcatttatcaacattaaatttcatctgacattttgttgcccagtcacccaattttgagatatccttttgtagctcttcacagtctgcctggttcttaactatctttagtaattttgtatcatctgcaaattttgccacctcaaaaGGGGAATGGATGAGAGAGACAGTAATAATCTTACTTTTTATTGTTGGGCCGTTCTCCCAGAAAGATTCCAAACATTGGCTACTGTGCTGGGGAACCACCTGGGCCATCGCCCAACCACTTTTTGGCCAGGCCATAATAGTGCTGtggtgagtggtgctgtgaccccatgTACCAGGCCATAATGCCACTCATTCACAGTTGGCCCAGCCATCCTTCCATCATGATAGGGCAGCATTTTTCAAACTTCGCGTCACGACCCTGCACTGAGtcactctggtcagcaccgccaagcGGGCTGTTAAAAGGCCCattggtggtgctgcccagctaaggcaggctagtgcctacctgtttcGACAgcgcgctgtgccccagaagcagccagcagtgggtccaacttctaggcaggggggccacagggctccatgcgctgcccccgccccaagcactggctccacactggaGGGCGGGTGGGGctgtgcctgcaggtgagagtcACATGAAGCCACTtgcgcgcctccgcctaggagccggacctgctgctggccactttcgGAGCGCTGCACAGTCCGtagtgccaggacaggtgggaagcctgcctctgcaccccggctgcaccgctgaccgggagccgcagGAGGTAAgtccatgccccaatcccctgccccagccctgagccccccccccccaaacctggaacctcttcctgcaccccaagctcctcattcccggctccaccccagagcttgtacccccagtccagagcccagaccccctcctgcatcccattcccagcccagagctcccacaccctgaacccctcattcccagccccaccctgcaccccaatcctctgccccagctctgagcccttcccacaccccaaacccatcatccccagctTTGTTGGTTCATGGGTATCAACAAttttcaactgggtccccagaaaaaaaggttgaaaaccactgtgtctGGGTCAAATCTGAGTGAGCGGCATTGTGATCTGGCACCATGgagtcacagtgccactcaggtttcgGTGCTGCGACAACATGCACCAAGTTAGAGTTCTTCACTCAGATTTAGAGAGGGGTGGGTGTAGGGACTCATGGTTGGGGGGAGTAGGAGGGAGCCTGAGAGGGAACGAGGAGGGTGAGGTGGAATGGGGGGAAATCTATCCCTCATCACTCTAAATGGAACTCCGCAGCCCGattccaaatgctttacaaatgacACATAGGAATACCTTTGCCcagcagtgaaatgcagccacttctggggtacaGCACAGCAGTTTAGGAGGTGAAGTGAAGAATACTAGATCTAGTGAAACTAAGGGGGAGTTTTCAATGAGAACGGTAATTaacctggaatttggccaggatattGTTGATAACATTTCTACTGTTGCGAAAAGTGCCTTGCAGCCTTTAACGACCACACTAGGTTGGAGGCTCAGTGCCCCTAATACCAAGGTTAGTTAGTTCAGTACTGACTTAGAGGGAAAAATGCCAGATGAAATCACCAAAATCCTCTTTCTCCCTTATCTGTGCTTTCCCTGGAGGTCTTCCACTGAAGTTCTGGCCCAGCATGACTCACCAGCTTATTAGACTGGATGAGGTCATAGGCTGAGAAAGTGAGGTAACTGCAGCAGGATAGAGAGGGATTCAGCTCTGAAAGGTGGGACAGGTGAGAGGTATGATAGGAAGCGAGGTGGCCAGTCtatgtgattcatagattctaggactggaagggacctcgagaggtcatcgagtccagtcccctgcccgcatggcaggaccaaatactgtctagaccatccctgatagacatttatctaacctactcttaaatatctccagagatggagattccacaacctccctaggcaatttattccagtgtttaaccaccctgacagttaggaactttttcctaatgtccaacctagacctcccttgctgcagtttaaacccattgcttctggttctatccttagaggctaaggtgaacaagttttctccctcctccttatgacacccttttaaatacctgaaaactgctatcatgtcccctctcagtcttctcttttccaaactaaacaaacccaattctttcagccttccttcataggtcatgttctcaagacctttaatcattcttgttgctcttctctggaccctttccaatttctccacatcttttttaaaatgcggtgcccagaactggacacaatactccagctgaggcctaaccagagcagaatagagcggaagaatgacttctcatgtcttgctcacaacacacctgttaatacatcccagaatcatgtttgctttttttgcaacagcatcacactgttgactcatatttagcttgtggtccactataacccctagatccctttctgccgtactccttcctaaacagtctcttcccattctgtatgtgtgaaactgatttttccttcctaagtggagcactttgcatttgtctttgttaaacttcatcctgtttacctcagcccatttctccaattttgaattatgaccctgtcctccaaagcagttgcaatccctcccagtttggtatcatccgcaaacttaataagcgtactttctatgccaatatctaagtcgttgatgaagatattgaacagcgccggtcccaaaacaaacccctgcggtaccccacttggAGGAGAATTCTGGTCTGTTGTGAAGGACAGGTACTAGAAAGTGGAATACCAGCAGGTCTGTATGGGATGGAGAGGAATTTGGACCTGCATACATAACATTTTCATTGGCAATATCTCCAATACCCAACTGCAGCTATGTGAAACTGGGCAGGGTTGAACATACAGTCCTAGGGTCAACTGGATTCTGGCTGCACAGCCAAGTTAGGGAGGGGACAGTCCTGGGGCAGAGGGTCATGGCCTTGGAACCTCAGCGTGGGAACGTCCCAGCGGCTCCGCTCCTCCTCCCTCAACTCCATCTCTATCCGGTGACCTTGGGCATGCATCCGCTGGTGGGAGCGGAGGCCTGAGAGCTTGGGGAAAACCTTGCCGCACTCCCCACAGCGAAAGGCCTTCTGGACGTGGGTCTGCCGGTGCTTGAGCAGGGCAGTGGAGCGGATGAAGGCCTTGCCGCACTCGGAGCAGACAAAGGGGCGGTCGTTGGTGTGAGTAGCCTGGTGGAAGGTGAAGCTGGATGACTGGCTGAAGGACTTGTTGCAGATGCTGCAATGGAAGGGCTTGAGGCCCATGTGCATCTTGCGATGCTGGAGCAGGGTGGAAGGGTCAGAGAAGGTCTTCTCGCAGAAGGGACACTCATATGGCCGGTCGCCGGTATGCGTGTTCTGGTGGATCAGCAATGAGGTAGAGCGGGCGAAGGACTTATCGCACACAGAGCAGCGGTAGGGCTTCTCGCCAGTGTGTGTGCGCTCGTGCCGCCGCACCATGGAGGCCTGGTAGAAGCCCTTGCTGCAGTAGGAGCACTTGTAGGGCCTCTCGCCCGTATGGATCCGCTGGTGCACTTTGAAGTCTGACTTCCTGGCAAAGCTCTTGCCACAGTCCCCACAGATCAGAGTAGTGGCACCAGCAGCTGCCATGGGCTTGCGGTCTCTCAGTACAGGCGCAAGCTTGCTGATTTCTGCCACTGCTGCCAGCTCTGTGGGCACAAAACCAGCAAAGACTCTGCCAaactctgccctgccctggccacATTCTGCAGGACTGTCCATCATCATGCTGTCCTCACCCTGCTTGCTGATGACTGggctctggtctccaaagccctcCACTCATGGGCAATCCCTGATCTGTCCGATCCTACCCTTTTCCTTTGCCAGGTTAAGGCACAGCTGCACTCCTGCCATGAATGGTGACTTGTGGAACTGCTGTGTGTTCACAGTCCATGCCTCCCAGCACCTCCAAGGTCTGAAACCAAAGAGACGCAAACAGGAGATGCAAGTCCCCTTTACAACAAACTTAGAGCTCGGCATTCCTTTCATAGGTCTCCCCTCCAGcatcgggtgaccagatgtcccatttttaaagggacagtccatttttttgggactttttcttatataggcgcctattactcccccccccacccgtccagttttttcacagttgctatctggtcaccctactccagcaTCCATTAGCGGCCTCTGAGCCCTACTCCTTGTCTATGCAGGGATTAGCCAGCCCTGATTTCAGCCATCAGTGGCCAGTAATCAgagtagctgcaccagtgcaaacccctagcGTAGAGAACGAAACCCATGATTTGCAGAAACTGAACTTGTCCATGCAAATCACAGCTTTCCTTGTCTACGCTAGGGCTTTTCATCTCTGCTGCTGCACTGTTTGCCGGCCATTGtgcccagtgtagacatggccccatCCTCCATAAATGTTGAGGTCTgaggtaatttttcaaaaaatgttgcaTTACTGAATGACATAACCCCCCCAATGTCCATCACTAACTACGATAATTTTGTCAAGTGACTGTCGCGCAACATGGTAGTGCCGAATCCTGCAAGAAATCAAGTTCCCCTAACCCACAGCAGCctcctacccctacccctactccTACTCCTACCCCTACCCCTCTGTTGTTTGGTCAGTGCTTGCTATAGCCTGGTAGGTTCCACCTACCAACCGTAACTTTTCCAAAAGCTTCAGCAGCTTTCTAGGGAAAATCCCATTTAGCACAGTTCCCTAGGAAGAGTCTAACACAGGCTGGAAGCTCAGTGCAGAGAAAGCAAGCCTGGGGGAGACTTCCCTTGTGTTGATGAGCTAACAGCCACCCGCTTAACGGGCTGGCTCTGGTTTGTCTGGCCAGGAGCAGCTGGGCTCCGGAGCAGGCTGCCTGTCGTGTTTCCCATGAGTGGGGACAGCCTGGGGTCAGGCCTGCAGGGAAGGAGCGCACTGGCACCCAGGGAAAGACTGACGGAGCAGAggcatgctgcctgcctgctctcCGGCTTCAGGGGCATGGCAGGGCTGCTGCCGCAGGCACCGctgagcagcagggcagggggctgcccagagggggttGCCAGTCTCTCAGCTGGCATGTGTAGGGGGCACTGCGCCCCCCATGGCAGCTCGGAAGGGGGACCTCCCTCTTCTCGCCTTCCTACGGCAGGACCCTGCCCGCTCCAGCCCCGCAGGGTGCCGGGCGTGGCCGACCCAGGCTCACCTCCCTCGGTGCTGCCGCGCGCCGCTggttccccgcgggcccggaGACTTGCGCGCCGCAGCCGCCGCTGCTCTCCCGGCCGGTGCGCACAGGGGCCTCCCCTTGCCGAGGACCCCAGCGCACAgcccgtgcacacacacactctgcataGGCAGCTGTCCGCCCAGGCTGCCTGTGCAGCGGCGGGGAGACAGGGCGAggcgggtggggggctggcagggcgAGCCCggcttggtttatttttttaaagcctccctcccacccagagccGCCTAGTGCTTATTGATCCCCAGGCAGGCAGCAACCGGCCCGGATCGGGGAGGGCTGAACGGCCAACCTTATCTTTGAACTCCATCAGCTTAACACGTGCTAAAGGCACCTGCCCTGGACACACTAGGCTGGTAACACGTGTTAGCCAACCTTCCAGCTCATAGGATAAGGCTATTGGCTACCCTGTAAGCAGAGGGGTGACTGCACCACCCAGCTAGCGGTGATGCGCTAGGCAGGGTACACATAGCAGGGACGCTGCAGCGCAGGCTGGCTGCCCGGCGAGTACCCCAGGTGCTGGGGTAGGCTGGTACAGccgccctgctgctggagcatcaCTGCTATTGGTAACCCCGCTTGGGCGAAAGTGAGCCGGTACCGACAGAAGCCGGTACCAGCCCGTACGCagcccacggcagcgctttaacgtccctgccccttttgcttgCCCCGTCGGGGGCCGTACGGGCAGGGCCACCaacggggcggggaaggggcagcaacgttaaagcgctgccacggcaaaggaccctgcttaaagcgctgccacagcagcgctttaacgtcattgcccctcccccccccggacgcCGGTGCggggccaaagggagctgctgcCCCGGGGCCAGTGATTTAAAAGGCAGCAGTTGGGGccgcaggccctttaaatcaccgctggagcacCAAGCGGTGCATGCCAGGCagcgtggaagggctggctgggggatgctcactcccgaggccccgccccgtCCGGGAGCCAGAGCCAGCTCCGTACCGGTAAGTCTTCAGAGTTACTTTCACCCTGCCCAcactagctcaggtatgtccacACCGGCTGCAGTCAGACCTCCCATTGCGGTATGGACATATCCCTAGTGTAGATGAGGCTGCAATCCCACCTCCCCTGTGTCGGAAAGGGGGGCCTATTGCTTTTACACTTTTGGGTGGATTTCACTCCCATATTTTGATCTTCCTTTGTTTAGAATCTGGCTCATTCTGTCCCCACCCTATTGACATCTCAGTTCGTGCTGCAGTTCAGGGATTATGGAGTTAATACAGAAGTCACTGGTGAAAATTTTAATGACTTGATATTTGAACATAGCCCATCTCTGAAGCAAATGTGTTGGTGTGAGCTCTTGCAGCAATGTGAGGAACAAACTAATGTTCTAGGAAGGATTTGATATGATCAGTGTGTAAGGGGATGAAGTTCCCTAGTGTTTAGTGGACTGAGGAGTAGAGAGTTCAGTAAACACAATGTGTGAAATCCTAgttccaatgaaatcagtggaagttttgccattgacttccctgaggccagaatttcaccttaaGTCTGTACACGGGTCCATTGGCAGACCAGCGTCGGGAAAGTCATCTACTCGGTGATCCTACCAGATCATTTTAGACTGCGTATTAAGGAGGAATGATCTTCTAGCAAATTACCAATATAGTTGTGTAATTGGCAGTGGCTATTGATTTAGTTCACTTCTGGCCAGTCTGAATCTGAATTAACCATGGTGCCAGTAGATCCTTTAACAATGCACTGAGGTCAAACACAGGTGGTGTGGCAAattactgtttttattttattcagcagCCTCTTTGTTCTATTACACAATGTATGTTTTCTCCTTTTAGCAAACCCTTAAATCCCAATTCAGGAATTCATCCCTACTCAAGAaaacttaagcacctgcttaagtgctttccttaaTTGGGGCCTCAGTTTGAACGGGAAAAGGGGTGCTGCTTTCACATTCTCATATAAAAAGGTATCTAACAGAGTCCTTAACTACAGCGTGCATATAGGCATCACATGAAGGGTTCTGCAGAGACAGTTTATGAGTCATGCTGTTGGGATGGAAGGAAACGGGGGGTAGAGAGAAAGGTCACCTGTGTTTGAGAAGACAGATGAGTTTCCAAAGGCAGGAAGGTACAGTGAGACCCCAAGAAAGCCCTGAAAAGGGAGAGGATTCCTGCACTGTGCTCTAAAGGGCAGAAGTAGGCTAGGAAGACAGGGGTGCCAGGAACAGGTTACTCGCTATTGTGTCATTTTGAAGTTGAATGGAAATGCAGGAGAACACCACACTAATTTGAGATGTTTTGGGTTGTCCTGTCTAGAACTGAACAGCAGGTGGCATCATCACCCTTCCAATAAGCAGAAATGATACCAGGCAGTGGCACAGAAAGGAGGCCCTGAAGGGAGAATCATCCCAGGCAGTGAGGAGACCtgtctgtgtctctgtctgtctgtcttccacACTGGATTAAGCACTCACCTGCAATCAATGCACTCAAAAAAAGCAGACAAACCAAAGTGTCTCTGGCAATGGTGGGGGTGGTAATTttcctcctttattcccatcatTCTGGGATTCACTGCAAAGCCCCCACTCCAGGTAATTGCAAGCATACCCTTGGAAATACCCAGCTAAGGATAAGAGATGTCCCCTGCCTCCAGATCCCCTAAACCTCCCCATGACATCTGCAGAACAGCCCCTGGATAGCATGGCCTTCGCGACAGACATTCAGCAATTGGCCCAGCTGAGCAGGGATTTGATAGGACCTGCCCTGTCACTGAAGGGGCAGCACACGGTTCTGAatacagatcctcagctggtggataTTGGCTCAGCTCTGTGGACATCAGAggagctaggctgatttacaccagttgaggagttGGCCCTGAGTTTCTAAGGCCCTTTTACACGTTGACTTTTAGCCACCTTTGTTATTAGTGATGTAATTGGCTCTGAACATGTGGCCACCTAAGGTTTTTCTGACTCCTTTCCCAGCACGGTGTAAGTGATGGCAGGGTGGAGGGGTGAAAGTCATGAAAGGCTAAGCTGTGTCGTTGCTGCCAGAGCAGGAACAGCCTGCAGTATCCAGTGATTGTGCTTCTCCCAAGCTCCATGGCCTGCATCAGCAGAGGACTCCGACCCTGGCCATGCCCCTTTGGGGTGATGTGTCCCTCCAGGGTGCAGAGAGGGACTGCCCTCTGCATTCCGCCCAGCACTGGGACACAGTTGTCCCAGGCCCTttgtgggtggggagagagcaggCTCTTTTCCCTCTTCCCCATGTGTCCCCGGCTGTGCAGTGACATCCAGAGGAGAGCGCCAGTTGATAGCCACGCCATGCATCTCCTTATTTAATGTGCACATCTGGGTGGAAGGATAGGGATTCCAGTGTATCAGCCCATTattacaggtggagaaactgagtcagAAGGAGGgtgagtgacttgcctaaagccaCCAAGAGAATGGGTATGTAAAGCAAGCTTGGGGCTTCTAGCTCCCAGTTCTCAGACCTCTAGGTCACGCCTCTCTTCTCCCAGGACTGTGGTTTAGGTGAGTCTGAGTCTGGTATGTAGGGCAATCAGAGCTCTGGATTGGTGACTGCACGTGTGCTCACTGCCACTTGGCTCTCTGCATTGCCCAGAAGAACTGTGCCTCACCTACCTGTTCACTCACTGTCTGATAGAACATAGGCCAAAATTGGTCCCCTCCCCCTCAGTTCCATTGTGTCCTTCATGAGGTGGGGCTGCTGAGCTCAGGATAACAGAGAAGAAAGAACACTACCCCAGCAAGCTCTTCTGCCTGTTCTCAGTTGGCTTCCTGGGATTGGCTGGACAGCAGGGGGCGTGGCTGAGAATTTCTGCCGACTCCTTGCCCCACACACATCTGACCCTGGCAGCAGACCCTGGTGTTGCCCCTTCCCAGCAGTGGTAAGTCTTCCTCTGTAAAATCACTAGatgtgctccactccaggtggcAAATTCATCCCTGCCCAGACACCAGGGATGCACCTGATCAGGGGCTGGTTCAGCCTGCTGGAGGGTAGGACAGGTTCGAGGGCAGCCCTAAGTTGCACCCCTGCTGCAATGGCTCCTGTGGGGCTTTGCAGGAGTGTAGGACTGCCAGGGTGCAGGTCTTCATTGGCTACACCCCAGGTACCCCTGCTTTATCCCTGCCTTGACCCAAAACACCTCCTGCCCCAGAGATAGTGCAGCTTTGTGCTCTGCACCTGGTGGAGTCTATGTCTGCCTTACAGCCTTTGGCActgtcaaggttccctccccactctgaactttagggtacagatgtggggacccgcatgaaagaccccctacacttatttttaccagcttaggttaacaatacgctgccaccaccaagcatGTTCCAAATATTTAGGGAGAGCCACTTGGAACTTTGCCTTTCTCCAAATATCTCCCAAGTCCCTAACTCCCCTTTCCTGGGTAGACTTAAGAATAATCCTCCCCCAAGCCCCTACACCCCTTTCCCTGGGAAGGCTTGAGGATATCCCCTCACCAATTAGTCCtagtgaacacagatccaaacccttggttcttaaaacaatgaaaaatcaattaggttcttaaaagaagaattttattaaaagaaaaggtaaaaatcatctctgtaaaattaggtTGGAAAATagctttacagggtaatcagattcaaagagcccagaggaaccccctctagtcttaggttcaaaattacagcaaacagaggtaaaccctctagcaaaaggaacatttacaagttgagaaaacaaagataaaactaatacaccttgcctggctgtacttacaaatttgaaatatgagagacttgtgcagaaagatttggagaacatggattgatgtccggtccctcttagtcctaAGAGCGAACatacccaaaacaaagagcacaaacaaaagcctcccccccccccccaagatttgaaagtatcttgtccccttatttgggtcaggtgtcaaccaggttacctgagcttcttaaccctttacaggtaaaaggattttgatgcctctggccaggagggattttatagtattgtacacaggaaggttgttacccttccctttctagTTATAACAGGCACTGGCCTAGCTGGCAGAAGGCGGCATAGTGCATTGATTAATGGGGGGTCCTAGCTCACCAGCAAAACACAGGGGACAGCTGAGGTCAGCAGACAGGAAGCTCTGACAACAGGTGGGGTTCATCGCTTTCACTTGTATGGGCTTTTCTTACAACCAGTCCGGATGCAGCACTCCTGCCACCAGCAGTGTGCAGTAATCATGAGATAGCACAAGGTCCCTGGGGAACAGAGGCCACGGTAGGTCTGATCTCTGCAGTGTATCTCCTCATTGGGGACAATAGAGAGAGACGGCCCAtgtgcttgcagcagcagcaggcctgGAGGTGGCAGCTGGGGAAAGGGCAAGGGGGAGAAGTCTGATGTAAGCAATGAGGAGAAAATACCTCTGGAATTTGCTCGACATGTTTGCGTTCCCATGGTCAGTGCTGGAGCAAGTCTCTGGCATGGGGCTAGGAGGCGCTGTGCTGTTGAAGATGCCAGCTTTTGTATGCTGCTGCTTTGAGCATTGGAGCCATTGGAGAGCCCACGGTACTTTTCATCAGAGGCATTGATCCCAGTGCTCGGCCGGACTGTGAGTCGGGTAATTACGTTCTACAGCTAGGCAATTCCCCCTGCAGGCTCAACTGGATGCTGCAGTT from Malaclemys terrapin pileata isolate rMalTer1 chromosome 8, rMalTer1.hap1, whole genome shotgun sequence carries:
- the LOC128842532 gene encoding zinc finger protein 551-like, encoding MMMDSPAECGQGRAEFGRVFAGFVPTELAAVAEISKLAPVLRDRKPMAAAGATTLICGDCGKSFARKSDFKVHQRIHTGERPYKCSYCSKGFYQASMVRRHERTHTGEKPYRCSVCDKSFARSTSLLIHQNTHTGDRPYECPFCEKTFSDPSTLLQHRKMHMGLKPFHCSICNKSFSQSSSFTFHQATHTNDRPFVCSECGKAFIRSTALLKHRQTHVQKAFRCGECGKVFPKLSGLRSHQRMHAQGHRIEMELREEERSRWDVPTLRFQGHDPLPQDCPLPNLAVQPESS